From one Streptomyces sp. NBC_01478 genomic stretch:
- a CDS encoding alpha/beta fold hydrolase: MSLSRRPLLLGAAAAAGALAATALPASAAPATGGKHPAPKPTVVLVHGAFADASSWSAVASRLQKAGYTVVAPANPLRGLTADAGYLSALLKTIDGPKVVVGHSYGGAVITQATAGDPSVKALVYVAAFVPDKGEQLGELAARFPGSQLGDALQPLPDGSGGTDLAIQTAKFHAVFTADLPASTSALLGASQRPISAAAFTDVATAAAWRDIPSWAVVAAQDRAIAPDLERFEAERAGSHTVVVDSSHVVMISHPDLVTKVIKSAASATS; encoded by the coding sequence ATGTCGCTCTCCCGTAGACCCTTACTTCTCGGGGCGGCCGCCGCGGCAGGCGCCCTCGCGGCCACCGCTCTCCCCGCCTCGGCGGCACCCGCCACCGGAGGCAAGCACCCCGCACCGAAACCGACCGTGGTCCTGGTACACGGCGCGTTCGCCGACGCGTCCAGTTGGTCGGCCGTGGCCTCCCGGCTCCAGAAGGCGGGATACACGGTCGTGGCGCCCGCCAATCCGCTGCGTGGACTGACCGCAGACGCCGGCTATCTCTCCGCACTGCTCAAGACGATCGACGGCCCGAAGGTCGTCGTAGGACACTCCTACGGCGGCGCGGTCATCACCCAGGCGACCGCGGGCGACCCGAGCGTGAAGGCGCTCGTCTACGTCGCGGCCTTCGTGCCCGACAAGGGCGAGCAACTGGGCGAACTCGCCGCGCGATTCCCCGGGTCGCAGCTCGGCGACGCGTTGCAGCCGCTGCCCGACGGCTCGGGCGGTACCGATCTGGCCATCCAGACGGCGAAGTTCCACGCGGTGTTCACCGCCGACCTCCCGGCGTCCACGTCCGCACTGCTGGGCGCCTCTCAACGCCCCATCAGCGCGGCGGCGTTCACGGACGTCGCCACGGCGGCGGCCTGGCGCGACATCCCCTCGTGGGCGGTCGTGGCGGCGCAGGACAGGGCGATCGCGCCCGACCTGGAGCGCTTCGAGGCCGAGCGGGCCGGTTCGCACACGGTCGTGGTGGACTCCTCGCACGTGGTGATGATCTCCCATCCCGACCTGGTCACGAAGGTCATCAAGTCGGCGGCATCCGCGACGAGTTGA
- the hisD gene encoding histidinol dehydrogenase, whose amino-acid sequence MATILKHAVPKSEVTASLDQVRETVTGVIADIRARGDEAVRAYSEKFDKWSPDSFRLTDEEVEKIVASVPQQVIDDIRFVQEQVRTFARHQLDSLREFEVETLPGVRLGQKHIPVQAAGAYIPGGRYPLTASAHMTIVTAKVAGVPRVVACTPPIHGEIPAATVAAMHLAGADEIWLLGGVQAVAAMSVGTDTMRPVNLIAGPGNAYVAEAKRQLFGEVGIDLFAGPTEILVLADEHADPFVCAVDLLSQAEHGPDSPAVLITTSREVAEKTVAEVERLLPGMPTRDFAGPAWREHGQVHVVDTLDELYALADAFAFEHVEVLTAEPRLALERMTQYGALFLGEGTCVSFGDKVIGTNHVLPTRGAARYTGGLWVGKYLKTVTYQEVTDTDSQALLGRLCGRAARVELFEGHARSGDVRAAKAAGDELPWNTP is encoded by the coding sequence GTGGCAACGATCCTGAAGCACGCCGTGCCCAAGTCAGAGGTGACCGCCTCCCTCGACCAGGTGCGCGAGACCGTGACCGGCGTCATCGCGGACATCCGTGCGCGCGGTGACGAGGCCGTGCGCGCCTACTCCGAGAAGTTCGACAAGTGGAGCCCCGACTCCTTCCGGCTGACGGACGAGGAGGTCGAGAAGATCGTCGCGTCGGTACCGCAGCAGGTCATCGACGACATCCGCTTCGTCCAGGAGCAGGTGCGCACCTTCGCCCGCCATCAGCTCGACTCCTTGCGGGAGTTCGAGGTGGAGACCCTGCCGGGCGTGCGGCTCGGGCAGAAGCACATCCCGGTACAGGCGGCGGGCGCGTACATCCCCGGCGGCCGCTACCCGCTCACCGCCTCCGCCCACATGACCATCGTCACCGCCAAGGTCGCGGGCGTGCCCCGGGTCGTCGCCTGTACGCCGCCCATCCACGGGGAGATCCCGGCCGCCACCGTCGCCGCCATGCATCTCGCGGGCGCCGACGAGATCTGGCTGCTCGGGGGAGTGCAGGCGGTGGCCGCCATGTCCGTCGGGACGGACACGATGCGGCCGGTGAATCTGATCGCCGGGCCCGGCAACGCCTATGTCGCCGAGGCGAAGCGGCAGTTGTTCGGGGAGGTCGGCATCGACCTCTTCGCCGGGCCGACCGAGATCCTCGTCCTCGCCGACGAGCACGCCGACCCGTTCGTGTGCGCAGTGGACCTGCTCTCCCAGGCCGAGCACGGCCCGGACTCCCCGGCCGTCCTCATCACCACCTCCCGCGAGGTCGCCGAGAAGACTGTCGCCGAGGTGGAACGCCTCCTGCCCGGCATGCCCACCCGCGACTTCGCCGGGCCCGCCTGGCGCGAGCACGGCCAGGTGCATGTCGTGGACACCCTCGACGAGCTGTACGCCCTGGCCGACGCGTTCGCCTTCGAGCATGTCGAGGTGCTGACCGCCGAACCGCGTCTCGCGCTGGAGCGGATGACCCAGTACGGCGCCCTGTTCCTGGGCGAGGGCACCTGTGTGTCGTTCGGCGACAAGGTCATCGGCACGAATCATGTGCTGCCCACACGTGGTGCCGCGCGCTACACCGGCGGCCTGTGGGTGGGGAAGTACCTCAAGACGGTGACCTATCAGGAGGTCACCGACACCGACTCCCAGGCGCTGCTCGGCAGGCTGTGCGGACGGGCCGCCCGCGTCGAGCTGTTCGAGGGACACGCGCGCTCCGGTGACGTACGCGCCGCGAAGGCCGCGGGCGACGAACTGCCCTGGAACACCCCGTGA
- a CDS encoding alpha/beta hydrolase: MTHIDVQQIERANAVDRTPVVFVHGLWLLPSSWDRWAAHFEQAGYAPVSLSWPDDPETVKEANEHPEVMAGKTVGQVADHLTELIGTLTRKPAIVGHSFGGLLTQILAGRGLSAVSVAIDPAPFRGVLPLPVSALRSSAPVLSNPANRNRAVPLTYDQFRYGFANAVGEEEARELYETFAVPAPGAPLFQAATANLNPWTEAKVDTENPDRGPLLIISGEKDHTVPWSIANASYKKQQHNKGVTEIVEIKDRGHALTIDHGWQEVADTALSFVRRYA, encoded by the coding sequence ATGACCCACATAGACGTACAACAGATCGAGCGAGCGAACGCCGTCGACCGTACGCCGGTCGTATTCGTCCACGGACTGTGGCTGTTGCCGAGCAGTTGGGACCGCTGGGCGGCGCACTTCGAGCAGGCCGGGTACGCGCCGGTCTCCCTGTCCTGGCCCGACGACCCGGAGACGGTCAAGGAGGCCAACGAGCACCCCGAGGTCATGGCGGGCAAGACCGTCGGCCAAGTCGCCGACCACCTCACGGAGTTGATCGGCACGCTGACGCGCAAGCCGGCGATCGTCGGCCACTCCTTCGGCGGACTGCTCACACAGATCCTCGCCGGACGCGGACTGTCCGCCGTGTCCGTGGCGATCGACCCGGCGCCGTTCCGGGGTGTGCTGCCGCTGCCGGTGTCCGCGCTGCGCTCCTCCGCACCCGTCCTCAGCAACCCCGCCAACCGCAATCGCGCGGTCCCCTTGACCTACGACCAGTTCCGCTACGGCTTCGCCAACGCCGTCGGTGAGGAGGAGGCACGGGAGTTGTACGAGACGTTCGCGGTGCCCGCGCCCGGTGCCCCGCTGTTCCAGGCGGCCACGGCGAACCTCAACCCGTGGACCGAGGCGAAGGTCGACACGGAGAACCCCGATCGCGGGCCGCTCCTGATCATCTCGGGCGAGAAGGACCACACCGTGCCCTGGTCGATCGCCAACGCCTCCTACAAGAAGCAGCAGCACAACAAGGGCGTCACGGAGATCGTCGAGATCAAGGACCGGGGCCACGCGCTGACCATCGACCACGGCTGGCAGGAAGTCGCGGACACCGCCCTGTCGTTCGTGCGCCGCTACGCCTGA
- a CDS encoding PadR family transcriptional regulator — protein sequence MSLKYAVLAALLEGEASGYELAKVFDVSLANFWPATPQQLYRELERLAQDGLIAARVVQQERRPNKRMFTLTEAGRLDLDTFAAAPPRRPTAIRDELLIKIQAMDGTDPAVTRELIEERRSWARGKLDRYERVRDRLLGGRTEEEYLRDADRVGPYLTLMAGIAFEEENLRWCERVLAILKQRVALG from the coding sequence ATGTCCCTCAAGTACGCGGTCCTCGCGGCCCTCCTGGAAGGGGAGGCCTCGGGCTACGAGCTGGCGAAGGTGTTCGACGTGTCGCTGGCGAACTTCTGGCCCGCGACACCGCAGCAGCTCTACCGCGAACTGGAGCGCCTCGCCCAGGACGGGCTGATCGCGGCACGGGTCGTACAGCAGGAACGCAGGCCCAACAAAAGGATGTTCACGCTCACCGAGGCCGGCCGCCTCGACCTCGACACCTTCGCCGCCGCGCCGCCCCGGCGACCGACCGCCATCCGCGACGAACTCCTCATCAAGATCCAGGCCATGGACGGGACCGACCCCGCCGTGACCCGTGAGCTGATCGAGGAGCGCAGGTCGTGGGCGCGCGGCAAGCTCGACCGCTACGAGCGCGTACGGGACCGTCTCCTCGGCGGCCGGACCGAGGAGGAGTACCTCCGGGACGCCGATCGCGTCGGGCCGTATCTCACGCTGATGGCCGGGATCGCCTTCGAGGAGGAGAACCTGCGCTGGTGCGAGCGCGTTCTCGCGATCCTGAAGCAGCGGGTTGCCCTAGGCTGA
- a CDS encoding class I SAM-dependent methyltransferase, producing MFSPEGPSLRELAVQALSSVEHGYDLLAPKFDHTPFRTPAPLLDAVATMLRRVGPFDDGLDLCCGTGAGVEVLTKTCRVSVTGVDFSAGMLEVAREQVTSGEPRVSWVRGDARALPFAPAFDLVVSFGAFGHFLPRELPGLFAQVHSVLRPGGCFAFPVVAPPRPTSPAYWMLSGFDAAMKVRNAVWRPPFVMYYRDFQLGFVRPELERTGFDVDLYALPEFGRRDDGSPRVRMVAARRLP from the coding sequence GTGTTCAGCCCCGAAGGCCCCAGTCTGCGCGAACTCGCCGTCCAGGCCCTGTCGTCCGTCGAGCACGGCTACGACCTCCTCGCGCCCAAGTTCGACCACACCCCGTTCCGGACACCGGCCCCGCTGCTCGACGCGGTCGCCACGATGCTGCGCCGCGTCGGCCCCTTCGACGACGGACTCGACCTGTGCTGCGGTACGGGCGCGGGTGTCGAGGTGCTGACGAAGACGTGCCGAGTGAGTGTCACCGGCGTGGACTTCAGCGCGGGCATGCTCGAAGTCGCACGGGAGCAGGTGACGAGCGGCGAGCCCCGCGTTTCATGGGTGCGCGGCGATGCCAGGGCCCTCCCCTTCGCGCCCGCCTTCGACCTGGTGGTGAGCTTCGGGGCGTTCGGCCACTTCCTGCCCCGTGAACTGCCGGGGCTCTTCGCCCAGGTCCACTCCGTGCTGCGGCCCGGCGGCTGCTTCGCCTTCCCCGTCGTCGCGCCGCCGCGCCCCACATCCCCCGCGTACTGGATGCTGTCCGGCTTCGACGCGGCGATGAAGGTCCGCAACGCCGTCTGGCGCCCGCCCTTCGTCATGTACTACCGGGACTTCCAACTCGGTTTCGTGCGGCCGGAGTTGGAGCGGACCGGATTCGACGTCGACCTCTACGCCCTGCCCGAGTTCGGGCGTCGTGACGACGGCAGCCCCCGCGTCCGTATGGTCGCGGCGCGACGACTGCCGTAG
- a CDS encoding VOC family protein has product MTFQPITHLRHVDLAVPDFARQRAFYGTTWGLTEVAGDSGVAFFAAEGSPEQYIVRIREDERKRMDLVAFGAVSPGAVDELHGRLGRAGVQLLGEPGVLDTPGGGYGFRFFDPDGRVVEVSADVATRAHRKIEEREAIPVRLSHCVVNSQDPEGLRNFYVQHLGFRLTDTLYSTHMGDLMYFLRCSPLHHSFAIARGPHVSLHHASFEMRGVEEYMRGTGRALRAGTRLTWGPGRHLAGDNTFSYFHDPHGNTVEYTTELAVLEEDLWHPGRHDVDDPITQDQWGTADPMSESVAKEQFNDPDVLFVAPPV; this is encoded by the coding sequence GTGACCTTCCAGCCCATCACCCATCTGCGCCATGTCGACCTGGCCGTACCGGACTTCGCCCGCCAGCGCGCCTTCTACGGCACCACCTGGGGCCTGACCGAGGTCGCGGGCGACAGCGGGGTCGCCTTCTTCGCCGCCGAGGGCAGCCCCGAGCAGTACATCGTCCGCATCCGCGAGGACGAACGGAAGCGGATGGACCTGGTCGCCTTCGGGGCCGTATCGCCGGGCGCCGTCGACGAGTTGCACGGGAGGCTGGGGCGGGCCGGGGTTCAACTCCTTGGTGAGCCAGGGGTGTTGGATACGCCGGGTGGTGGCTACGGCTTCCGGTTCTTCGACCCGGACGGGCGGGTCGTCGAGGTCTCGGCGGACGTCGCCACCCGCGCTCACCGCAAGATCGAGGAGCGTGAGGCGATCCCGGTGCGGCTCTCGCACTGTGTGGTCAACTCCCAGGACCCGGAAGGGCTACGGAACTTCTACGTCCAGCACCTCGGGTTCCGGCTCACCGACACCCTGTACTCCACGCACATGGGCGACCTCATGTACTTCCTGCGGTGCAGCCCGCTCCACCACTCGTTCGCGATCGCCCGGGGACCCCATGTCTCCCTGCACCACGCCTCGTTCGAGATGCGCGGGGTCGAGGAGTACATGCGCGGCACCGGGCGGGCGCTGCGCGCCGGTACCCGGCTCACCTGGGGGCCCGGCCGGCATCTCGCCGGTGACAACACCTTCTCCTACTTCCACGACCCGCACGGCAACACCGTCGAGTACACGACCGAACTCGCCGTCCTCGAAGAGGACTTGTGGCACCCGGGCCGCCATGACGTCGACGACCCGATCACCCAGGACCAGTGGGGCACCGCCGACCCGATGAGCGAGTCGGTCGCCAAAGAGCAGTTCAACGACCCCGACGTGCTGTTCGTGGCGCCCCCCGTCTGA
- a CDS encoding nuclear transport factor 2 family protein, which yields MRAFREAVEAQDMDAVEALLAEDVVFTSPVVFKPYPGKAITAAILHAVARVFEDFRYVREIGDPDGSDHALVFAARVGDRELTGCDFIHVNEAGLIDELTVMVRPLSGAQALQAAMAAQFETIAKEAEARLG from the coding sequence ATGCGTGCGTTCCGCGAGGCGGTCGAGGCGCAGGACATGGACGCCGTCGAGGCGCTGCTGGCCGAGGACGTGGTCTTCACCAGCCCGGTCGTGTTCAAGCCCTACCCCGGGAAGGCGATCACCGCGGCGATCCTGCACGCCGTCGCCCGGGTCTTCGAGGACTTCCGGTACGTACGGGAGATCGGCGACCCGGACGGCTCCGACCACGCGCTGGTGTTCGCCGCGCGGGTCGGTGACCGGGAGCTGACCGGCTGCGACTTCATCCATGTCAACGAGGCAGGATTGATCGACGAGTTGACGGTCATGGTCCGTCCGCTGTCGGGCGCCCAGGCTCTCCAGGCGGCCATGGCGGCGCAGTTCGAGACGATCGCCAAGGAGGCGGAGGCGCGGCTCGGGTGA
- a CDS encoding SDR family NAD(P)-dependent oxidoreductase has protein sequence MTSEHGTAPEHRRALDGRTALVTGGGGPLGRAFARALADSGARVILVGRNESALAESAAQVEKDGGQARTASCDVSDPSAVDALAAQLADENVSLLVNNAGVAGPVRPLVDIEPDEWDDVFAANVRGVYLMCRAFLPPMLAAGRGDIVNVASVSGKRPLLNRTPYTASKMALLGLTRTLAGEVGPRGIAVNSLSPGPVRGPRMDRNFKLTAELTGCTVAEAERDFASRAALGRLVEEHEVAQALVAMLAMPGLCGADIDLSAGMIAPA, from the coding sequence GTGACCTCGGAACACGGCACGGCCCCGGAACACCGCAGGGCCCTCGACGGCCGGACGGCACTGGTCACGGGCGGCGGTGGACCGCTGGGGCGTGCCTTCGCGCGGGCCCTCGCGGACTCCGGGGCCCGGGTGATCCTGGTCGGCCGCAACGAGTCGGCGCTCGCGGAGTCGGCGGCACAGGTGGAGAAGGACGGCGGACAGGCCCGCACGGCCTCCTGCGACGTCTCCGACCCGTCGGCCGTCGACGCACTGGCCGCTCAACTCGCCGACGAGAACGTGTCGTTGCTCGTCAACAACGCCGGAGTCGCGGGCCCGGTCCGCCCGCTCGTCGACATCGAGCCGGACGAGTGGGACGACGTCTTCGCCGCCAACGTCCGGGGCGTGTATCTGATGTGCCGGGCCTTCCTGCCGCCGATGCTCGCGGCCGGGCGCGGTGACATCGTCAACGTCGCCTCGGTCAGCGGCAAGCGCCCGCTGCTCAACCGCACCCCGTACACCGCCTCCAAGATGGCGCTGCTCGGCCTGACCCGGACCCTCGCCGGGGAGGTCGGCCCGCGGGGGATCGCGGTCAACTCCCTTTCCCCGGGCCCGGTTCGGGGACCGCGCATGGACCGCAACTTCAAGCTCACCGCCGAACTGACCGGCTGCACGGTCGCCGAGGCCGAACGCGACTTCGCCTCCCGGGCCGCCCTCGGCCGGCTCGTCGAGGAACACGAGGTCGCCCAGGCACTGGTGGCGATGCTCGCGATGCCCGGCCTGTGCGGGGCCGACATCGACCTGTCGGCGGGGATGATCGCCCCGGCGTAG
- a CDS encoding MFS transporter, translating into MSAESVATVTSTAPEHSGTAPRDRHLGLALFVIAAAQLMVILDATITNIALPAIQTDLGVSDANLAWIVNSYALAFGGLLLLGGKAGDLFGRRRMFQVGIAVFTLASLLGGLAPDEGLLIGARVLQGVGAALAAPSALALITTTFPAGRPRNRAMGVYAAMGGLGATVGLLLGGLLTDVLDWRWVFFVNIPIGLAVLAGTRSLVEAQRHPGRLDVPGAVTGTGGLISLVYGITRGGEHGWTDGFTLGCFGIAAVLLVAFLFLQARTPDPTMPLRLFKDRNRWGSYATMLFIGSGMFAFFYFLTLYMQLILGYSPIRTGFAYLPFSFGMAAAAGVSSKLVAHIAPRLIAAPGLVVAAVGMFWFATLEPDSSYAGHLMPAMFVTALGLGMSFVPMTLGAVSGVAHQDTGIASALLNTAQQIGGALGLAVLSTISNSAADDRLPQAAGALYRGLATKDLGLVSKAGDALTHGYTMAFVAAGVVFVAGAAVTAFAVSAGRQQHTEGAAPVHMG; encoded by the coding sequence ATGTCTGCTGAGAGCGTGGCCACCGTCACCTCCACGGCACCGGAGCATTCCGGTACCGCTCCCCGGGACCGGCATCTCGGTCTCGCCCTTTTCGTCATCGCGGCGGCCCAGTTGATGGTCATCCTCGATGCCACCATCACGAATATCGCCCTCCCCGCCATCCAGACCGACCTCGGTGTCTCCGACGCGAATCTGGCGTGGATCGTCAACTCGTACGCGCTGGCCTTCGGCGGTCTGCTGCTGCTCGGCGGCAAGGCCGGGGACCTGTTCGGCCGCCGCCGGATGTTCCAGGTGGGCATCGCCGTCTTCACCCTCGCGTCCCTGCTCGGTGGACTGGCCCCGGACGAGGGCCTGTTGATCGGCGCGCGCGTCCTCCAGGGCGTCGGCGCGGCCCTCGCCGCACCCAGCGCGCTGGCGCTGATCACCACGACGTTCCCGGCGGGCAGGCCCCGCAACCGGGCGATGGGCGTGTACGCCGCGATGGGCGGCCTCGGTGCCACGGTCGGTCTGCTGCTCGGTGGGCTGCTCACCGATGTGCTGGACTGGCGTTGGGTGTTCTTCGTCAACATCCCCATCGGCCTCGCCGTCCTCGCCGGCACCCGCAGCCTCGTCGAGGCACAGCGCCACCCCGGCCGCCTCGACGTCCCCGGAGCCGTCACCGGGACCGGCGGTCTGATCTCCCTGGTCTACGGCATCACGCGCGGCGGCGAACACGGCTGGACCGACGGCTTCACCCTGGGCTGCTTCGGCATCGCCGCCGTCCTGTTGGTGGCGTTCCTGTTCCTCCAGGCCCGTACACCGGACCCGACGATGCCCTTGCGCCTCTTCAAGGACCGTAATCGGTGGGGCAGTTACGCCACCATGCTGTTCATCGGCTCGGGCATGTTCGCCTTCTTCTACTTCCTGACCCTCTATATGCAGCTCATCCTCGGCTACAGCCCCATCAGGACCGGCTTCGCCTATCTGCCGTTCAGTTTCGGCATGGCGGCCGCGGCGGGCGTCAGTTCCAAGCTCGTCGCCCACATCGCGCCCCGGCTCATCGCCGCACCGGGCCTCGTGGTCGCGGCGGTCGGCATGTTCTGGTTCGCCACCCTGGAGCCGGACTCCTCCTACGCCGGGCATCTCATGCCCGCCATGTTCGTCACCGCTCTCGGTCTGGGCATGAGCTTCGTCCCGATGACGCTCGGCGCGGTCAGCGGTGTCGCCCATCAGGACACCGGCATCGCCTCGGCCCTGCTCAACACGGCGCAGCAGATCGGCGGCGCCCTGGGCCTCGCCGTCCTGTCGACGATCTCGAACTCGGCGGCCGACGACAGGCTGCCGCAGGCGGCCGGCGCCCTCTACCGGGGCCTGGCCACCAAGGACCTGGGCCTCGTGTCGAAGGCGGGTGACGCCCTGACGCACGGCTACACGATGGCCTTCGTCGCCGCCGGAGTCGTGTTCGTGGCCGGTGCCGCCGTGACCGCGTTCGCCGTCAGCGCGGGCAGGCAGCAGCACACCGAAGGCGCCGCCCCGGTCCACATGGGCTGA
- the cynS gene encoding cyanase, with amino-acid sequence MLSKGEAGEAVRRAKVKTGVTWAQLAEAVGRPLAWTTAALLGQHPMSKDEAATAAALLELGGDAALAFQLQPTRGALDAAVPVDPTIYRLYEVIQVYGPTIKELIHEQCGDGIMSAINFRLDVSRVPDPAGDRVVITLDGKYLQYQWE; translated from the coding sequence ATGCTCAGCAAGGGTGAAGCCGGCGAAGCGGTCCGCCGGGCCAAGGTGAAGACCGGTGTCACATGGGCCCAGTTGGCCGAGGCCGTGGGCCGACCGCTCGCGTGGACGACCGCGGCCCTGCTGGGACAGCACCCCATGTCCAAGGACGAGGCGGCGACGGCCGCCGCCCTCCTCGAACTCGGCGGGGACGCCGCCCTCGCCTTCCAACTCCAGCCCACCCGGGGCGCGTTGGACGCGGCCGTGCCCGTGGACCCGACGATCTACCGGCTCTACGAGGTCATTCAGGTCTACGGCCCCACCATCAAGGAACTGATCCACGAGCAGTGCGGCGACGGCATCATGAGCGCCATCAACTTCCGCCTCGACGTCAGCCGCGTGCCCGATCCCGCGGGTGACCGGGTCGTCATCACCCTCGACGGGAAGTACCTCCAGTACCAGTGGGAGTGA